AGTttacatgacaaaaatttaaatTAGGGATTTAAGATAATTAGGAGGATTGGGGGATCTGGCCCCAAAAATAACAGGATTATTCAGGAAAAAAAATGCTTTTCCAGATTAGAAATTACATACTACAATAcaattttctattaaattttttttttgaacgacatttaaccttttattaaaagaaaatgctAGTAAGAATCTAGCAAGTATAAGACTCACGCAAATCGATCCAGGAGACAAAAGaacaccaagttattaatcaaaaTTCTTTAGAGCATACACCTGTTCGATCAAGATTACAAAAAAGGGGTCATAGACAATATGGTGTCATGGTACATTTTTTTCCAaccttatttaaaaaaaatatatatatatttttaacatcaGAGACCCAacttcttttaatatatttattttacttttcataggttatattaaaaattattaatcaaTTCTCTCATTAGATCTaaccatattaaaaaaaaaatgtaacctgttattttttcattattatttttttgaagtcGTTAAAATATATCCCAGTTTCACCCATCTTATAACcaaatttctaaaatttgataatatgtggtggttgaattttttttttcccatattTATAGCAAGTTCCCTGAGCTCTCCTAAATAATGGTTTCAAATTGCATTGTAATGTAACCATCAACTCTATACCTTTAAATCTAAAGGAGTATTCTCTAGAGTGTTGTAGAAAAACAGAATAACTCCAatattttcattgatataaaagaagcaaaacattacattatacattaaagccatatatcatatcataattcTCATCCACACATATAACAACTATCTAACTAATGGCATCCACATCCACAGCCTGTAGTTTTTTGCACCCATTCtacactactactactactaaaaCTCTTAAAGCAGCTCCATATTTACAAAGACAACAACTTCTAAACAaaccccaccaccaccacccaatTATCATCTGCCACTCAACCCAAGACCAAACCCAGCTGTCTCGTCGGGCCGTTCTCACTCTTGTTATTGGTACAGCTGCTGTTGCCACAAAGGTCTCCCCGGCCGATGCAGCTTATGGTGAAGCTGGTATGTACTATACTCTTTTTTATCCAGTATATATAGTCTGCATGAACAACTTTTgcatgttatatgtatatataggcagttTTTGAGATATATGACGACGTGacgttaattatatatagacgCGGAGCTAATAGGGGCTAGACTTTAGAGGGTGTTCTGCCCCTTCCAACTAAGACAACCACTTATGTAAATTTTCATTCCAAAAAAGCTAAATtctaaatattttttcaaatcaCCAGCCCCTTCCAAATAAGTAACTGGCTCCGCCTCTATAACCTTCAACTTCATTGGATCCAGAAAAAGaaaccataaaaatgtaacATGTTTATGTCAAAGAATATGTAAAGTTTCACAAAGCATATAGCATATGTATGTAATGAAGTTGGTTTTTGTTAATGTCGTCAGCAAATGTTTTTGGTAAGCCAAAGAAGAATACAGACTTCAAGCCATACGATGGAGAGGGATTTAAGCTCTCTATTCCAGCTAAATGGAATCCGAGCAAAGAAGTAGAGTATCCTGGTCAGGTGCTGAGATATGAAGACAATTTCGATACAACAAGCAACCTTGCAGTTATTGTCACCCCTACTAACAAGAAATCAATCACTGATTATGGTTCCCCAGAGGAGTTCTTATCTCAAGTAATCACATCATCCATACCttctgtttttcatttttttctataGATGTAAAAACTTGAGCTCCTGTTTCGGTTTCAATACAAGTTTTATTAAACGGGTTAGAAACTTAGAATATGTTTTGGGTTGATTGTGATAtggtctttttcttttcaggtGAATTACTTATTGGGGAAACAAGCTTACTTTGGAAAAACAGCTTCTGAGGTAATTAATGAAGTTTTGTCAATGATATATACATTTgcgaaaatgtaaaaaaatactccaaaaatcgGTACTTTAAGTATATTTAACTCGAACTTAATTTACTGATAATATTGTATTTTCAGGGGATAGCATTGTGGCATGCCACAACCATCATGGAAATGATCAACCAGCATAGACCTTCTGCGAACTAGGCGTAACACACACTtgccaaaacacacacacacacacaaaaacaaattCACACACATGTATATACACACTTTGGGTTCAATGGTTCATTAAACAGAACGATGCAACCTGGGGATAGGCCGCAACAAATATATGTTCTTCATATATAACATACTTAATAGATTTGTTTACTTTGTTTAAAAGAATGATTGCAGAACCTGCTAATGCTACCTGAGGTTTCAATTATTTGCTAATAAAGTAGTAGTCTTTTTGGGTTTTATTAGATTTCAAAAGGGTTAAGTAAAATTGATTAAGTTAACATGGAATGAGTCAAATGTTTACAATAGGTGTATATAGCCGAACTGTACTTTTGATGCATACAACCTTACAAACTGTGTTTTTAGAACGTGTTGCCGGTTTTGTGATACTGACAGGGTGGGTTTGAAGAAGATGCGGTCGCAACAGCTAACATATTAGAGACATCAACACCCGTGATCAACGGAAAGAAATACTACTACTTGTCGGTGTTGACTAGAACCGCTGACGGGGATGAGGGTGGGAAGCACCAACTATTCACGGCCACGGTGTCTGATGGTAAACTGTATATCTGCAAGGCACAGGCTGGTGACAAGAGATGGTTCAAAGGAGCCCGGAAATTTGTTGAGACATCAGCCTCTTCATTCAGTGTAGCTTAATGTAAAAACCCTCTGGGCTAATATAAAAGGGAATTTTAGTTATTAGATGGCAAAACTATAAGAAAGTATTTCGTCAGAAGGATTCATGTACTATAAAATTTGCTATGTTTTGTTtacattgtatatttgtatgtatatttcAGTTTACAAAGATGTGTGATCCAATCTGTTGAATTACTTTGATAATTATATATGGATACATCTACTATTTATGTATGTTTCACTAATTGCTGATTTGTCCATTGGAGttagggatgtgcaaatgacCCATAAACCCATGACCCGCCCGAACCGGACCCTACCCATCCGAAGCCCTAACGGGCCGGGTCATGGGTTAAGTTTTTGTTGCATTACCGGGTCACTAGTTAGCCGGGCCGGGTGATGCCAAAAAACGAGAAAATGTGAAGAAAACCCGTGACCCAGAACACGACCCGACCCGAACCATCACAGACCGGGGCACAGTTCTATTTTTCATGCACTTGTGGGTCACTGGTCAACCCAGTTCTGGTCGGGTCGGGGTTTCAACCCATGCATATCCCTAATTGAAGTTCTGCAAAATTTAATGGAGTGGATTGAGTCCTTTGTTGGAGTGAAAAAGTAGCTTTTGCTTGAGTTGCAATTCGATCTTAGCCATTTCCAGGTTTTATTTCGCTATTTTAACATAATTATACATtgttcttttaagtttttaaaaaggTTAGGAGAAACAAATACGGTTCCAGTATATAACTCCAAATGCTTTGGGGTTGTTTGGTTAAcagaatatttttaaaattttctgaaACTCACATAAGGCAAATCGATAAAGGATATGTTTACTAACTTTTGCTATCTATAAccccttataaaatatattgaagttttctattttaggaaattcaacatttttttatatccaAAATACTCATATTTCTTAATCATAATTCTCCTATACATCAAATCTATACTTTTTACTATCTAAAAAAAACCACAAATCtctctttaaatgttacatggggaaattatctaaaataacattaatgattaaattatactaccattcgttttttttaaaaatattctcATTAACCTTTCaagtcaattacttttacatcaattatctacaccatttAACGCCGCCTCCACCATCAACAATCGTTCCCACCATCACACCGTCACCGTCACAACCACCactgcattgtgcgggtaccgtgctagtgtTATAAAGCACGTAACCACTACCAAATGATCCAGTATTATCAATAATAAGTCATGTTTTCTCACGATGAATCTCAGTTTCGAATCCTCTCGTacaattataaatcaaaaaaccTTCTCCATTGACCCTCGTGGTAATACTAGTGTAGGTCAAAAATGACAAAATGGTATAAAAACCTcccatttttttatatttcatgtctaaaataaatataaacctgAATTGAATGAATGAAGAGGGGGAGGGTTTTAGTTCAAGtaatcaaaatatcaaaccCCAGAAGCTTCAGCAGCCAAACATCACTACACTCTCACTTCCACTCACAggtttctctctctctcaccttttttttatatctatctatcaatctgtatctatatataccaaaataaaataattatatgtattgatAATGGTAGATTGTAGAGAAAATGGATGAATCTGAACGTTACTGCTACAACCCGATTTTGCGTTGGAACCCACAAGTTGAAGATTACTTCAACAAAGTTTATGGCCCTGAAGCTTTTTCTCGCATTTCCAAAGCCCTCACGTAActttcttgatatatatatttttttaattttatttctgcTAGTGTTAACTTAAAAAGTTTTGTACTTTATTATCACCCGCGAAACCGGGATTCGAAACTAATGTGTTCTTAGCTTAGTTTAGGGCACAGTTTAACCAAGTTGAATGACAGGTGGTGTTTGGCAGTTAAGTCGAGAGcctattgtatgtatccgactTGAAATGTTAGTATTGTCTGTACACATCCCACATTTGTAAAAATGCTGtcagatacatacaataacaatatttgaACGCACAATAGCAACATTTGATGTTAAATACTTGTTATAGATTTCGGGCTATAGTTGGATTCGTTTCCATTTTCCACCCGTTAACATAGTGAATTGTTAGTATAAAACATCAATGATCAATCCTATATTCAAAGTTGCTACCGTGATCATTGATGCTATGCTATGTAAAATGTATATCGTTTGCAGTGCATCTTTCTGAGGAATTGGACTATATGCAAAATAATTTGGAACCTTACAACTTTCTGATTAGACATAAGGAACAATCTAACCAAGTTCAAGGTTCAAGAACCACttcactttttttcttcttcttcttttttttgttgtctTTGTGATGATATAATTAGCATTTCGCCATCCAACCAAAATTTGTGGAGTAgcaatcaatatttatatcattgttCAGAGTCTTCTTGTTTAGGGCAAGTACAAGTGCAATGTATGTCCTTTTGATATTTCAAATTTCAATACATAGTATATACTTTCTAAATTGTATTGATAAGTAAGGTATGTCCTAGACTCTTAGGTAGATATGTAAAATTGGATGACACAAGTTTTAAGCACATAAGTTTAAAGTTATGGGCTCTCAATACCTTTCACTATGGTTTTGAGTAGATATAACGGGGTACGATGAGTGGAGGACTCACACATCTTCTCTGGTATTGATTATAGGCGTGTAGGCCTGAGGTTAAGTGATTAAGTTTGTAACAACCTGTCTCACATGGATAGAAAGAAAGAACTATAAGCACCCTATAGGTTCAAAATTTTGTGCTCCTAATACCTTTTACCATAAGTTGAGATAGATATGAAGGTACTTATGAATGAATTTGGGCTTTCGGGTGGTGCTAGATTTGCCTTTGATTAACGGAGATTATAAGAAATAAGAGAGTCTAATCCCCTAATCTCTATTTGCAGAGCACTGAGCTAAATAATGTTTAATATTATGTTGGATGGAAGGAGTTCGTTGCTATTTTGATTAGAATTTTAATCGTGAATTCACTGAAATACTATCTTAGGAGATAGCTTTGATCTTGATTGGCAGAAATTGTGGAGAGACCTACATAGAGGTAGAGGAGGTCTTCTTGTACGAGATTCACATCTTGAAGTTATTTATGATTTGGGTAAAATGGTGGTTTCTGGTATTGTTAATGGAAAAGTAATGCCGTAAAGGGTCTCATAGAGAATGGTTTGTAGAATGATTTgagttttttggctttttaaaTTGAACTATAATGGAAATCTAAGGTTGTCATTATATAG
The sequence above is drawn from the Erigeron canadensis isolate Cc75 chromosome 4, C_canadensis_v1, whole genome shotgun sequence genome and encodes:
- the LOC122596163 gene encoding oxygen-evolving enhancer protein 2, chloroplastic-like, which codes for MASTSTACSFLHPFYTTTTTKTLKAAPYLQRQQLLNKPHHHHPIIICHSTQDQTQLSRRAVLTLVIGTAAVATKVSPADAAYGEAANVFGKPKKNTDFKPYDGEGFKLSIPAKWNPSKEVEYPGQVLRYEDNFDTTSNLAVIVTPTNKKSITDYGSPEEFLSQVNYLLGKQAYFGKTASEGGFEEDAVATANILETSTPVINGKKYYYLSVLTRTADGDEGGKHQLFTATVSDGKLYICKAQAGDKRWFKGARKFVETSASSFSVA